A DNA window from Chryseobacterium sp. MEBOG06 contains the following coding sequences:
- a CDS encoding ribonucleotide-diphosphate reductase subunit beta: protein MGIFDKRVSYKPFEYPEVLQFVEAINKSFWVHSEVDFTADVQDFHSQLEPNEKHAVKNALLAIAQIEVSVKTFWGNLYNHMPKPELNGLGATFAECEFRHSEAYSRLLEVLGYNEEFSSVIEIPAVKKRIDFLSNVLKHANSTTPKEYVSSLLLFSILIENVSLFSQFAIILSFTRFKGYMKNVSNIIAWTSIDEQIHANAGIYLINKIREEQPDLLTDSDIEDIYTLVDQSIELEGEILDWIFELGELNVFSREDLLNFMKYRVDDSLKKINMETRYNVSPEQYRPMKWFEEEVFANSMDDFFAKRPVDYTKHDKSITANDLF from the coding sequence ATGGGAATTTTTGATAAAAGAGTAAGTTATAAGCCATTTGAATACCCCGAGGTTCTTCAATTTGTAGAGGCAATCAACAAATCGTTCTGGGTACATTCGGAAGTGGATTTTACTGCAGATGTTCAGGATTTTCATTCGCAGTTGGAACCCAATGAGAAGCATGCTGTGAAAAATGCGCTTTTAGCCATTGCACAGATCGAGGTGTCTGTAAAGACATTCTGGGGAAACCTATACAACCACATGCCAAAACCGGAACTGAACGGCTTAGGAGCTACTTTTGCAGAATGTGAATTTCGTCATTCTGAAGCTTATTCCCGTTTATTGGAAGTGCTGGGATATAATGAAGAATTTTCGTCGGTAATAGAAATTCCTGCTGTTAAAAAGAGAATTGACTTCTTGTCAAATGTTCTTAAACACGCTAATTCCACAACACCGAAAGAGTACGTTTCTTCTCTTTTATTATTCAGTATTTTAATTGAAAATGTATCTCTGTTCTCTCAATTTGCAATCATTCTATCCTTCACAAGATTCAAAGGATATATGAAGAATGTTTCCAATATTATTGCCTGGACCTCCATAGATGAGCAAATTCATGCCAATGCAGGAATTTATTTAATCAATAAAATCCGTGAGGAGCAGCCGGATCTGTTAACAGATTCAGATATCGAAGACATCTATACCCTTGTAGATCAATCTATAGAATTGGAAGGTGAGATTCTGGACTGGATCTTTGAACTGGGAGAATTAAATGTTTTCTCCAGAGAAGACCTTCTCAACTTCATGAAGTACCGTGTTGATGACAGTTTAAAGAAAATCAATATGGAAACCCGTTACAATGTTTCTCCAGAGCAGTACCGCCCTATGAAATGGTTTGAAGAGGAGGTTTTTGCCAACTCTATGGACGATTTCTTTGCAAAAAGGCCTGTAGATTACACAAAACACGATAAAAGTATTACAGCTAACGATTTGTTTTAA
- a CDS encoding ribonucleoside-diphosphate reductase subunit alpha, translated as MASMEEQNSNIWWLNEESEQMLNRGYLLKGETVDGAIDRITTAAAKKLYKPELQAAFKEMITKGWISFSSPVWANMGTQRGLPISCFNVHIPDSIEGITHKMGEVIMQTKIGGGTSGYFGELRNRGTAVTDNGKSSGAVSFMKLFDTAMDVVSQGGVRRGAFAAYLDIDHGDIEEFLSIKDIGSPIQNLFTGICVPDYWMQDMIDGDMDKRKIWARVLESRQQKGLPYIFFTDNVNRNKPQVYKDLGMTVNASNLCSEIMLPSTREESFICCLSSMNLELYDEWKDTDAVKLAVYFLDAVLSEFIEKTEGNYYLQGARNFAMRHRALGLGVLGYHSYLQKNMIPFESFEATQFNARAFKHIKEQAEQASRELANIYGEPELLKGYGLRNTTTMAIAPTTSSSAILGQTSPGIEPFASNYYKAGLAKGNFMRKNKYLAKLLEEKGLDNEETWRTIMLNHGSVQHLTELTEEEKAVFKTFKEISPMEIISQAAQRQQYIDQAQSLNLQIPSTMPVKDVNYLYIEAWKKGVKTLYYQRSSSVSKEMMVNFVTCSACEA; from the coding sequence ATAGCATCTATGGAAGAACAAAATTCAAATATATGGTGGCTCAATGAAGAGTCTGAGCAGATGTTGAACAGAGGATATCTGCTGAAAGGAGAAACAGTAGACGGAGCTATCGACAGAATCACCACTGCTGCGGCAAAAAAATTATATAAACCGGAATTACAGGCTGCTTTCAAGGAAATGATTACCAAAGGGTGGATCAGTTTCTCTTCACCGGTATGGGCCAATATGGGAACACAGAGAGGTCTTCCTATCTCATGTTTCAACGTACATATCCCAGACAGCATTGAAGGAATTACTCACAAAATGGGTGAAGTAATTATGCAGACAAAAATAGGAGGCGGAACTTCAGGATATTTTGGAGAACTTCGTAACAGAGGTACTGCAGTTACAGATAACGGGAAATCTTCAGGCGCTGTTTCTTTCATGAAATTGTTTGATACGGCAATGGACGTGGTTTCTCAGGGAGGAGTAAGAAGAGGAGCTTTTGCTGCTTATCTTGACATTGACCACGGAGATATTGAAGAGTTTTTATCTATCAAAGATATCGGAAGCCCTATCCAAAACCTATTCACAGGAATCTGCGTGCCGGATTACTGGATGCAGGACATGATTGACGGTGATATGGATAAGCGTAAGATCTGGGCAAGAGTTTTAGAAAGCCGCCAGCAAAAAGGTCTTCCTTATATTTTCTTTACTGATAATGTAAACAGAAACAAACCTCAGGTTTACAAAGACCTTGGAATGACTGTTAATGCAAGTAATCTTTGTTCCGAAATCATGCTTCCTTCCACAAGAGAAGAATCTTTCATCTGCTGTTTATCATCAATGAACCTTGAATTGTATGATGAATGGAAAGATACAGATGCTGTAAAACTTGCTGTCTATTTCTTAGATGCTGTATTATCAGAATTTATTGAAAAAACAGAAGGAAATTACTATTTACAGGGAGCAAGAAACTTCGCTATGCGTCACAGAGCGCTTGGATTGGGAGTTTTAGGATACCATTCTTATTTACAGAAAAACATGATTCCGTTTGAAAGTTTTGAGGCGACTCAATTCAATGCAAGAGCTTTCAAACATATCAAAGAACAGGCTGAGCAGGCTTCAAGAGAGCTTGCCAACATCTATGGAGAGCCGGAATTATTAAAGGGATATGGTTTGAGAAATACGACAACCATGGCCATCGCTCCTACCACATCAAGTTCTGCTATTTTAGGACAAACGTCTCCGGGAATAGAGCCTTTTGCATCCAATTATTATAAAGCAGGTTTAGCAAAAGGAAACTTTATGCGTAAGAACAAATACCTTGCTAAATTATTAGAAGAAAAAGGATTAGATAATGAGGAAACATGGAGAACGATTATGCTAAACCATGGTTCTGTACAGCATTTAACTGAATTAACTGAAGAAGAAAAAGCGGTATTCAAAACCTTCAAAGAAATCTCTCCTATGGAAATTATTTCCCAGGCAGCACAGAGACAGCAATATATCGACCAGGCGCAGTCACTGAATCTTCAGATTCCTTCTACAATGCCTGTGAAAGATGTTAACTATCTTTACATTGAAGCCTGGAAAAAAGGTGTAAAAACACTTTACTATCAAAGAAGTTCTTCTGTTTCAAAAGAAATGATGGTTAATTTTGTAACCTGTTCAGCTTGCGAAGCATAA